Proteins from a genomic interval of Oceanicoccus sp. KOV_DT_Chl:
- a CDS encoding glycosyltransferase family 2 protein, translating into MTRHCVLVPFYGRVSQVENCVRKLLSEGLPDTYIVLINDGTPSSELGTTLDELLENESLVMLHHTGNMGVAAARNTGVEWARAHQCEIVIMIDSDCIPSESFIKQHLGLHARYADVACFGGGILGVGSTLWARLDNLMSWVHSVPYGEIRKVSALYHLPTTNFSIKLSSVDPTLPMFESRLKTGEDALLIRQLRRSGASVMFSPDPIIYHLDRSGLVDVLKHHYEWGHHQYFIQLGGDFSEITMKPWYRVLFLLAFLPFLPVFAMLGAVLNIAPWLKHKPVYLAYFPLVYMVWMCKSVAVGEAALRPHRCLRL; encoded by the coding sequence ATGACTCGACATTGTGTATTGGTTCCTTTCTACGGCCGTGTTTCCCAAGTCGAAAACTGTGTGAGAAAATTGCTGAGTGAGGGGTTGCCTGATACATATATTGTTCTTATCAATGATGGTACGCCTTCTTCAGAGCTTGGTACTACTCTTGATGAGTTGTTGGAAAATGAATCGCTGGTTATGTTACATCATACTGGGAATATGGGCGTAGCTGCAGCTCGGAATACAGGTGTTGAGTGGGCAAGAGCGCATCAATGCGAAATAGTTATCATGATTGATAGTGACTGTATCCCTTCAGAAAGTTTTATTAAGCAGCATTTGGGATTACATGCTCGCTATGCCGACGTAGCTTGCTTTGGTGGCGGCATTTTGGGTGTGGGTTCCACCTTGTGGGCAAGGCTGGATAATCTTATGTCTTGGGTTCATTCTGTACCCTACGGTGAGATTCGAAAGGTGTCAGCTCTTTACCACTTACCTACTACTAATTTTAGTATCAAGCTTTCGAGTGTTGACCCTACATTGCCTATGTTTGAGTCAAGGTTGAAGACCGGAGAGGACGCGTTATTGATTCGTCAATTGAGGCGGTCAGGGGCGTCGGTTATGTTTTCACCTGATCCTATTATTTATCATCTTGATCGTAGTGGCTTGGTTGATGTGTTGAAGCATCATTATGAGTGGGGGCATCATCAGTATTTTATTCAGCTTGGTGGTGACTTTTCAGAAATCACGATGAAACCCTGGTATCGAGTGCTGTTTCTATTGGCGTTTCTGCCTTTTTTGCCGGTCTTTGCAATGTTGGGTGCGGTACTAAATATAGCCCCTTGGTTGAAACATAAGCCTGTTTATCTGGCCTACTTTCCTTTGGTTTATATGGTATGGATGTGCAAGTCTGTTGCAGTAGGTGAGGCAGCGTTACGACCGCATCGTTGTCTTAGGCTTTAG
- a CDS encoding UbiA family prenyltransferase, protein MLPGAGLAIILSTEDYYSHLLPTLLGFFALCLLASANYTINEWLDAEFDRYHPVKKNRPAVTGDVGRWGITTQYVILISAGLIIGSRVSTEFFIIALVFVIMGVVYNVKPIRSKDRAYVDVLTESMNNPLRFLMGWSAVIAGTLPPSSILLAYWMGGAFLMAVKRYAEFRFIDDLNVAASYRRSFASYSAEKLLLSCFFYAINASFFLAIFLIKYRIEFLLSFPFFAILFTWYLALGMKSDSPAQNPEKLLAERPFVGFVVLLVMIIILLYLVDIPELDLLLSRLTYS, encoded by the coding sequence ATGTTGCCTGGTGCCGGGCTGGCGATAATCCTATCTACAGAAGACTATTATTCTCACTTACTGCCAACCTTGCTAGGTTTTTTTGCCCTTTGTTTGTTAGCTTCTGCAAATTATACGATTAATGAGTGGCTAGATGCTGAGTTTGATCGCTATCATCCGGTAAAGAAAAATCGTCCTGCTGTTACAGGTGACGTTGGTCGTTGGGGTATTACCACCCAATATGTGATTTTAATTTCAGCAGGCCTAATTATAGGTAGTCGGGTATCAACCGAGTTTTTCATTATAGCGTTAGTGTTTGTGATTATGGGCGTTGTCTATAATGTTAAGCCGATACGTTCAAAAGATCGGGCTTATGTCGATGTGTTGACGGAGTCGATGAATAACCCGCTTCGGTTTCTGATGGGTTGGTCGGCAGTTATAGCGGGAACTTTGCCGCCCTCGAGTATCCTTCTTGCCTACTGGATGGGAGGAGCGTTTCTGATGGCGGTCAAGAGGTATGCTGAATTTCGTTTTATAGATGACTTAAATGTCGCCGCAAGTTATAGACGCTCGTTTGCATCCTATAGTGCAGAAAAGCTACTTTTGTCATGTTTTTTTTACGCTATCAATGCCAGTTTTTTTCTAGCAATATTCCTTATTAAGTACCGTATTGAGTTTCTGCTCTCTTTTCCATTTTTTGCGATATTGTTTACATGGTATCTTGCCTTGGGTATGAAGTCTGATTCGCCAGCTCAAAACCCGGAGAAATTGTTGGCAGAGCGACCTTTTGTCGGTTTTGTCGTTTTGTTGGTTATGATTATTATTTTACTTTACTTGGTTGATATCCCGGAGCTGGACTTGCTTTTATCGAGATTAACTTACTCCTGA
- a CDS encoding glycosyltransferase: MRLTVSVVTFRSDPLLFVGTLHSLTDAVAYAKKVYSELICEVHIVENESRERRNFKQVKQFVETYGWEEFDDVFLEVASANNGYGAGHNQVIKNACSDYHLVLNPDVSLAPDSISVGLAYMAAHQQVALISPGTVDANGDPLYLCKRFPRVFDLFLRGFAPLSVKDVFRQRLGRYEMRELQHIQDPVPDVPIVSGCCMLFRSWQLQEVDGFDDTFFLYFEDFDLSLRIAKVGGIVYLPAMKMTHYGGYAARKGLKHLMMFGVSAVKFYNRYGWKFF, from the coding sequence ATGAGGTTAACCGTTTCTGTAGTAACGTTTCGATCGGATCCGCTACTCTTTGTTGGGACCTTACACTCCCTTACTGACGCGGTTGCCTATGCCAAAAAAGTTTATTCTGAGCTGATTTGCGAAGTACATATTGTCGAAAATGAAAGCCGTGAGCGTCGAAATTTTAAGCAAGTTAAGCAATTTGTAGAAACCTATGGCTGGGAAGAGTTTGATGACGTTTTTCTTGAAGTCGCGAGTGCCAATAATGGTTACGGTGCTGGTCATAATCAAGTAATAAAGAATGCGTGTTCTGATTATCATTTAGTATTAAATCCAGATGTTTCTTTGGCGCCTGATTCGATTTCTGTGGGGTTAGCTTATATGGCTGCTCATCAACAGGTGGCATTAATTAGCCCGGGAACTGTGGATGCGAATGGTGACCCTTTATATCTTTGTAAGCGTTTTCCTCGGGTCTTTGATTTATTTTTGAGAGGCTTTGCGCCATTATCGGTTAAGGACGTTTTTCGCCAAAGATTAGGCCGATACGAAATGCGTGAATTACAACACATCCAGGACCCTGTGCCGGATGTTCCGATAGTTAGTGGTTGTTGTATGCTTTTTCGCTCTTGGCAATTACAGGAGGTTGATGGGTTTGATGATACTTTTTTTCTCTACTTTGAGGATTTCGATTTATCCCTTCGTATTGCCAAAGTTGGCGGCATTGTGTATCTGCCAGCAATGAAAATGACGCATTATGGAGGTTATGCGGCAAGAAAGGGCTTAAAACATTTAATGATGTTTGGTGTGTCGGCAGTTAAATTTTATAATCGTTATGGCTGGAAATTTTTTTGA
- a CDS encoding NAD(P)(+) transhydrogenase (Re/Si-specific) subunit beta: MTATNINLIINLAYIAAAVMFVFGLKMLSSPATARKGNLLSALGMLVAIVVTLINEIKLPWENIVTGLIIGALIGATAARRVEMTGMPELVALFNGFGGASSLLVGLVAVFAAANSTFTNITIILSILIGGVTLTGSLIAWGKLSEKMPSKAIQFSGQQIVNGLIVIAILVSAVMFCLQPGVDSPWLLAVIGLSLVFGIMITIPIGGADMPVVIALLNSYSGLAACAAGFVLSNNLLIVSGSLVGASGLILTNIMCKAMNRSLNNVLFSGFGAAKVSSAKVEGEVKPISADDAYLILEAAQNVVIVPGYGMAVAQAQHVVRELSDHLEANGCEVQFAIHPVAGRMPGHMNVLLAEANVPYDQLVEMDHINPQMGNMDVAIVIGANDVVNPAANEDQGSPLYGMPVINVNEARTVFVLKRSMGSGFSGVDNPLFFGDNTRMLFGDAKESISHIVGEFKD; the protein is encoded by the coding sequence ATGACAGCAACCAATATCAATTTAATTATCAACTTAGCCTATATCGCTGCGGCGGTGATGTTTGTATTCGGCTTGAAAATGCTGAGTTCTCCGGCGACAGCGCGCAAAGGTAACCTACTTTCTGCATTAGGGATGTTAGTCGCTATCGTCGTTACCCTCATCAATGAAATAAAACTGCCATGGGAAAACATTGTCACCGGGTTAATCATTGGCGCGCTGATCGGTGCAACCGCAGCCAGACGGGTGGAAATGACCGGCATGCCTGAACTGGTTGCCTTGTTTAATGGTTTTGGTGGTGCCTCCAGTTTATTAGTAGGTTTAGTTGCAGTATTCGCCGCAGCTAATAGCACCTTTACCAACATTACTATTATTTTATCGATCCTGATCGGCGGCGTTACGCTCACCGGCAGCTTGATTGCCTGGGGTAAACTCAGCGAAAAAATGCCCAGCAAAGCGATTCAATTTAGCGGCCAACAAATTGTTAACGGCTTAATAGTCATCGCCATCCTGGTATCTGCAGTCATGTTCTGCCTACAACCCGGTGTCGACAGCCCATGGTTATTAGCTGTTATTGGCCTGTCATTAGTCTTCGGCATTATGATCACAATACCCATCGGTGGTGCCGATATGCCGGTGGTAATCGCCCTATTGAATTCTTACTCCGGCTTGGCCGCTTGTGCTGCAGGCTTTGTGCTCAGTAACAACTTATTGATCGTATCTGGCTCACTAGTGGGTGCCAGTGGGCTTATTCTGACTAACATCATGTGTAAGGCGATGAACCGCTCACTTAATAATGTGTTATTCAGTGGCTTTGGTGCTGCCAAAGTCTCTTCCGCCAAAGTCGAAGGCGAAGTGAAACCGATCAGCGCTGACGATGCCTATCTCATTCTCGAAGCAGCACAAAATGTCGTCATTGTACCCGGCTACGGGATGGCAGTGGCACAAGCACAGCACGTGGTAAGAGAGCTATCAGATCACCTGGAAGCCAACGGCTGTGAAGTTCAATTTGCCATTCACCCGGTAGCTGGCCGCATGCCCGGCCACATGAATGTACTGCTAGCTGAAGCCAATGTCCCCTATGACCAATTGGTTGAGATGGACCATATCAATCCACAAATGGGTAATATGGATGTGGCGATTGTGATCGGCGCTAATGATGTGGTGAATCCCGCCGCCAATGAAGACCAAGGCAGCCCGCTTTACGGCATGCCAGTCATCAACGTCAACGAAGCGCGCACGGTATTTGTTTTGAAACGATCGATGGGATCAGGCTTTTCTGGTGTGGACAACCCGCTGTTTTTTGGTGATAACACGCGGATGTTGTTTGGTGATGCGAAGGAATCCATCTCACATATTGTTGGTGAATTTAAGGATTAA
- a CDS encoding NAD(P) transhydrogenase subunit alpha, translated as MDAIYLSFILMLSIFLGFELIAKVPATLHTPLMSGSNAISGITVVGALTAAHSGSDQLALWLGTAAVALATINVVGGYMVTDRMLAMFKKKG; from the coding sequence ATGGACGCTATTTATCTATCATTTATTTTAATGCTCTCAATCTTTTTGGGGTTTGAACTGATCGCTAAAGTACCTGCCACCTTGCACACACCTTTGATGTCAGGCTCCAACGCTATTTCCGGTATCACCGTGGTCGGCGCCCTAACAGCAGCTCATAGTGGTAGTGATCAGCTAGCGTTATGGCTGGGTACCGCTGCTGTCGCATTAGCAACTATCAATGTGGTGGGTGGATATATGGTCACTGACCGTATGCTCGCCATGTTTAAGAAGAAAGGCTAA
- a CDS encoding Re/Si-specific NAD(P)(+) transhydrogenase subunit alpha — protein sequence MIIGIPRELAAGETRVPVIPDSVKRFTDQGAQVQIEAGMGKAVRIDDSAYEKAGATIVSDRAALLADADIILRLRKPELAEVSQLKKGSIHISFLDPFNEHALVDAFAAAEVTSISMEMIPRTTRAQKMDALSSQASLAGYAMVVLAAERLDKILPMMMTPAGTISPSRVFIIGAGVAGLQAIATAKRLGARVDAFDTRPVVKEQVESLGGKFVEIDLGDTGQTAGGYANALTPEQVQLQLEGQKKICAQSDIVITTAQLFGRPAPIVVTKDMLAAMKPGSVVVDLAVESGGNVEGSVAGEEIEINGVKVIGLANMPGRVASNASQMYSANLHNLVLEYWNKDTQQFDLNMDDEIIKGCVITHGGELVNDMIKKSRA from the coding sequence ATGATTATTGGAATCCCACGGGAGCTTGCTGCCGGAGAAACCCGAGTCCCTGTTATCCCGGATTCAGTCAAACGCTTTACCGATCAAGGCGCGCAAGTACAGATCGAAGCCGGCATGGGGAAAGCGGTACGGATTGATGACAGTGCCTACGAAAAAGCGGGCGCCACTATCGTCAGTGACCGCGCGGCTCTATTAGCCGATGCCGATATTATTTTGCGTTTACGCAAACCGGAACTTGCCGAAGTGAGCCAGTTAAAAAAAGGCTCCATCCATATTTCATTTCTGGACCCGTTTAACGAGCATGCCTTGGTCGATGCCTTCGCCGCAGCGGAAGTGACTTCTATTAGCATGGAGATGATTCCACGCACCACCCGCGCACAAAAAATGGATGCACTAAGTTCGCAAGCAAGCCTTGCGGGGTATGCCATGGTGGTTTTAGCCGCCGAGCGTTTGGATAAGATTTTACCCATGATGATGACCCCCGCGGGCACCATATCCCCTTCTCGCGTGTTTATTATTGGCGCTGGCGTCGCAGGGCTGCAAGCTATTGCCACCGCCAAACGTCTGGGTGCGCGAGTCGATGCCTTTGACACCCGTCCGGTAGTAAAGGAACAGGTTGAATCGCTGGGCGGTAAATTTGTAGAAATTGATTTGGGCGATACCGGCCAAACCGCTGGCGGCTATGCTAACGCGTTAACGCCAGAGCAAGTTCAGTTACAGCTGGAGGGCCAGAAAAAAATCTGCGCTCAATCGGATATCGTTATTACTACGGCACAATTATTTGGTCGTCCGGCCCCCATAGTGGTGACCAAAGACATGCTGGCCGCGATGAAGCCCGGCAGTGTGGTGGTGGATTTAGCCGTTGAATCTGGCGGTAACGTGGAGGGCTCGGTAGCCGGCGAAGAAATTGAAATCAACGGCGTTAAAGTGATCGGGTTGGCCAATATGCCCGGCCGCGTTGCCAGCAATGCCAGCCAAATGTACTCCGCCAACCTGCATAATTTAGTGCTGGAATATTGGAATAAAGACACCCAACAATTTGACCTGAATATGGATGACGAAATTATCAAGGGCTGTGTCATTACACACGGCGGTGAACTGGTCAATGACATGATTAAAAAATCGAGGGCCTAA
- a CDS encoding 2-isopropylmalate synthase: protein MSSKDNLIIFDTTLRDGEQSPGASMTRDEKVRIAKLLEKMRVDVIEAGFAIASPGDFDAVKAVAESVKDSIICSLARAVPADIERAAEALKPANAGRIHTFIATSPIHMQYKLQMQPDQVLERAVAMVKLARNLRDDVEFSLEDGSRSEFDFQCRVIEAVINAGATTINIPDTVGYGAPDEYGLMFRRVIENVPNADKAVFSTHCHNDLGLAVANSLSAVMNGARQVECTINGLGERAGNASLEEIVMAVKTRADVFPVTTNIDPVHIVPTSRLVSSITGFPVQPNKAIVGANAFAHESGIHQDGVLKHRETYEIMSAESVGWKTNKLVLGKHSGRAAVKARFEELGITFESQEDLNKAFISFKDLADKKHEIFDEDLQALVSGVTAPDIAIKYEFFNLEATSKSGVKPKASMTLKVDGIEHQTEAEGDGLVDASFKAIEKIANSDTELQLYLVSAVTQGTDSLGEVTVRLEKDGVIVNGSGTDTDVIVASVKAYLDALNLMAAGTLKAHPQKEGV from the coding sequence ATGAGCAGCAAAGACAACCTCATCATTTTTGATACTACGCTTAGAGACGGCGAGCAAAGCCCCGGCGCCTCGATGACCCGTGATGAAAAAGTGCGGATTGCAAAATTACTAGAGAAAATGCGTGTTGATGTCATTGAAGCAGGCTTTGCTATTGCCAGCCCTGGCGATTTTGACGCAGTAAAGGCGGTGGCTGAAAGTGTAAAAGACAGCATTATTTGTAGCCTGGCCCGAGCGGTGCCCGCAGATATAGAGCGGGCAGCAGAAGCATTAAAGCCGGCTAATGCCGGGCGTATCCATACTTTTATAGCTACTTCGCCAATTCATATGCAATACAAATTACAGATGCAGCCCGATCAGGTATTAGAGCGTGCTGTAGCGATGGTGAAATTGGCTCGTAATCTGCGCGATGATGTTGAGTTCTCTTTGGAAGATGGTAGCCGCAGTGAATTTGATTTTCAGTGTCGAGTGATTGAGGCGGTCATCAATGCTGGCGCTACTACTATCAATATTCCGGATACTGTTGGTTATGGTGCGCCCGATGAATACGGACTGATGTTCAGACGGGTGATTGAGAATGTCCCAAACGCGGATAAAGCGGTTTTTTCTACCCATTGCCACAATGATTTAGGGTTGGCGGTGGCTAACTCGCTATCGGCAGTCATGAATGGTGCGCGGCAGGTAGAATGTACGATTAATGGATTAGGTGAACGGGCAGGCAATGCTTCATTGGAAGAAATTGTAATGGCGGTGAAGACCCGTGCGGATGTATTTCCCGTCACCACAAATATAGATCCGGTACATATTGTGCCCACGTCGCGTCTAGTATCTTCGATCACCGGTTTCCCGGTACAGCCTAACAAGGCGATTGTGGGGGCCAATGCCTTTGCTCACGAATCCGGAATTCATCAGGATGGCGTGCTTAAGCACCGCGAAACTTATGAAATCATGAGCGCCGAATCAGTAGGTTGGAAAACCAATAAACTGGTATTGGGTAAACACTCCGGTCGCGCTGCGGTTAAAGCGCGTTTTGAGGAGCTGGGGATAACCTTTGAGTCACAGGAAGACCTGAATAAAGCCTTTATTAGTTTTAAAGATTTGGCCGATAAAAAGCATGAAATATTCGACGAGGATTTACAAGCGTTGGTCAGTGGTGTCACTGCACCTGATATTGCCATTAAGTATGAATTTTTTAATCTGGAGGCAACTTCTAAATCCGGCGTAAAACCCAAGGCGTCAATGACCTTGAAGGTTGATGGTATTGAACATCAAACCGAAGCAGAAGGTGACGGTCTGGTCGATGCATCCTTTAAAGCCATTGAAAAGATTGCTAACAGTGATACTGAGTTGCAGTTGTATCTGGTTAGTGCTGTTACCCAGGGAACAGATTCATTAGGTGAAGTGACTGTGCGCTTGGAAAAAGACGGCGTTATTGTTAATGGTTCCGGGACTGATACTGATGTGATTGTCGCTTCTGTCAAAGCCTATCTGGATGCCTTGAATTTAATGGCGGCGGGTACTTTAAAAGCCCATCCACAAAAAGAAGGTGTATAA
- the rimI gene encoding ribosomal protein S18-alanine N-acetyltransferase — protein MNLRRMLPRDLEQVAAVETAAAAFPWPQSQFASSLVDGHICTVLQIDDVVLGFTVFSKVLDESTLLNIAVHPDFQGHGYGRQLLQQGLTQLVDGGIKQCFLEVRVSNNGAKALYQSLGFDVVGERKQYYPAHNGREDALVMSCQLFAQPQVNESQQ, from the coding sequence ATGAATTTGCGGCGCATGCTCCCGCGGGATTTAGAGCAAGTTGCGGCAGTAGAAACCGCGGCCGCTGCATTTCCCTGGCCGCAATCGCAATTCGCCAGTAGTTTAGTCGATGGTCATATCTGCACGGTATTGCAAATAGACGACGTGGTATTGGGTTTTACTGTGTTCTCAAAGGTGTTGGATGAATCGACGCTATTAAATATTGCAGTGCACCCGGATTTTCAGGGGCATGGTTATGGTAGGCAATTACTGCAGCAAGGCTTAACCCAGCTAGTTGATGGTGGAATAAAGCAGTGTTTTTTGGAGGTCCGTGTTTCTAACAACGGTGCAAAGGCGCTGTATCAATCACTGGGGTTTGATGTTGTGGGTGAGCGTAAACAATATTATCCGGCCCACAATGGGCGTGAAGATGCTTTGGTAATGAGCTGCCAGTTATTCGCTCAGCCACAAGTAAATGAGTCACAGCAATAA
- a CDS encoding TetR/AcrR family transcriptional regulator, whose translation METPPELQLRKQPKQQRSRELVDKVLDAAMAIAEESGLAKFNTNAVAERAGVEISSIYQYFPNKESILFLTTKRWLEAIRSACDELEQEPYLSLAWREFFAQYGDRISNVPGFKSGFASMQSLWVLYPEYQSLSDTHRQYLVEFVVRHCQRLGATVDEPSLRARATYLYIASTSVIQSALTVEHHQADKLLALDFETWLAMLEQIMPD comes from the coding sequence ATGGAAACACCACCGGAGCTTCAGCTTCGCAAACAACCCAAGCAACAACGCAGTCGCGAATTAGTCGATAAAGTGCTGGATGCAGCCATGGCTATAGCGGAAGAATCGGGACTGGCCAAGTTCAATACCAATGCAGTGGCGGAACGGGCCGGGGTAGAAATCTCATCCATCTATCAATACTTTCCCAATAAAGAATCCATTCTTTTTTTAACCACCAAGCGTTGGCTGGAGGCGATCCGCAGTGCCTGTGATGAGCTGGAGCAGGAGCCTTATCTATCATTGGCTTGGCGTGAATTTTTTGCCCAATACGGTGACAGGATTTCCAATGTCCCGGGGTTTAAGAGTGGCTTTGCCTCAATGCAATCGCTCTGGGTACTTTATCCCGAATACCAGAGCCTGTCAGATACCCATCGGCAGTATCTGGTGGAATTCGTCGTTCGCCACTGTCAACGTCTTGGTGCCACTGTCGACGAGCCTAGCTTGCGCGCCAGAGCAACCTACTTATACATCGCCTCCACCAGCGTTATTCAATCGGCGCTGACTGTTGAACACCACCAAGCGGATAAACTACTGGCGCTCGATTTTGAAACCTGGTTGGCCATGCTTGAACAGATAATGCCTGATTGA
- a CDS encoding NAD(P)/FAD-dependent oxidoreductase, which produces MTSSSTSSDTGESVSDPRICIVGAGMSGILMAIKLLEQGIDNFVVFEKSSSVSGTWRQNRYPGVACDVASFTYCYSFEPNPDWSHRFSPGPEIRAYFERVVDKYGVRPFIRFNTEVTEACFVDEQWRVTSSDGQQQFFDIYVAATGPLNNLHYPNIKGLKDFAGTCCHTADWDDNFDYTGKRVGIIGTGSSSVQSIDPLSAKAEHLTIFQRTPQWVMATDNPEYSALAIKLKHRLPVLGKLTRWFYAWIGEQFGLAALKDGFRRKLVFKACYQALNAVRDPELRKKLTPDYLPMCRRMIMSGTFHEAVQRTNVLVETTSIDRITPRAFGWSMVANTNWIYLF; this is translated from the coding sequence ATGACTAGCTCTTCCACCTCCTCCGATACTGGTGAATCGGTCTCCGACCCGCGTATTTGTATCGTCGGCGCTGGTATGTCAGGGATCCTGATGGCTATCAAGTTACTGGAACAGGGTATTGATAATTTTGTGGTCTTTGAAAAATCCAGCTCAGTATCGGGCACCTGGCGGCAAAATCGCTACCCCGGCGTTGCCTGCGATGTAGCATCTTTTACTTACTGTTATAGCTTTGAACCCAACCCTGACTGGAGCCATCGTTTTTCTCCGGGCCCGGAGATTCGCGCTTATTTTGAACGGGTGGTGGACAAGTATGGCGTGCGTCCCTTCATTCGTTTCAATACTGAAGTGACTGAGGCTTGCTTTGTTGATGAACAATGGCGCGTTACCAGCAGTGATGGTCAGCAGCAATTTTTTGATATTTATGTCGCCGCCACCGGCCCACTCAATAATCTGCATTACCCCAATATAAAAGGCTTAAAAGATTTTGCCGGCACTTGCTGCCATACCGCGGACTGGGATGATAATTTCGATTACACCGGCAAGCGAGTCGGCATTATTGGCACTGGTTCTTCCTCGGTACAATCGATTGACCCGCTCTCCGCCAAGGCTGAACACTTAACGATTTTTCAACGCACGCCGCAGTGGGTAATGGCAACGGATAATCCCGAGTACTCCGCGCTGGCGATAAAATTAAAACATCGCTTACCCGTACTGGGAAAACTAACCCGTTGGTTTTACGCCTGGATCGGTGAGCAATTTGGCCTCGCTGCACTCAAGGATGGATTTCGAAGGAAGTTGGTATTCAAGGCCTGCTATCAAGCGCTTAATGCTGTCAGAGATCCCGAACTGCGGAAAAAACTGACACCGGATTATCTGCCCATGTGTCGGCGTATGATTATGTCAGGCACTTTCCATGAGGCCGTGCAACGCACAAATGTTCTGGTGGAAACCACGAGTATTGATCGCATTACCCCGAGGGCATTCGGATGGTCGATGGTAGCGAACACCAACTGGATTTACTTATTCTAG
- a CDS encoding CocE/NonD family hydrolase: MIKAMKLITVFILLLVLVGIVLSLGKQAPALDPLSDSALRLKPGPYSVNYYDETIIDRSRSTQANGDFAGTDSRTLVSTLWYPDRKVEGGFPLIVYSHGFSSNRSDGEYLAQHLTSKGYVVVAADFPLTNASAPGGPLVKDVVNQPADVSFLIDTLLQHNFNPEHALADMIDPERIGLMGLSLGGMTTTLAAYHPTMADSRVDAALSLAGPTDQFTAAFFQQRTPAFLMLAGTADALVPYSSNALPVLQKIPNAQLLTIAEGSHMGFSGSASLLRWINHPDSIGCYVVMSNLDDADSEAPWFDLLGTPEQGINYQSTNELCQQNPLPKAINPLRQQQISRLVVSSFFDSQFSPSPENKTAADTFLQQTLPQEFAELSYSRAKAIIP; this comes from the coding sequence ATGATTAAAGCGATGAAATTGATAACCGTTTTCATATTACTGCTAGTGTTAGTGGGCATCGTACTTTCTCTGGGTAAACAAGCGCCCGCTTTAGACCCATTATCCGATAGTGCCCTGCGCTTAAAACCCGGACCTTATAGCGTTAATTATTACGATGAAACAATTATTGATCGCAGTCGCAGCACCCAAGCCAATGGTGACTTCGCCGGAACCGACAGTCGCACGCTGGTCAGCACCCTCTGGTATCCCGACCGAAAAGTTGAGGGCGGTTTTCCACTAATTGTTTACAGCCATGGTTTTTCCTCTAATCGAAGTGATGGTGAATATCTAGCGCAACATCTGACCAGCAAAGGTTATGTGGTGGTTGCCGCTGACTTTCCTTTAACCAATGCCTCGGCGCCCGGCGGCCCTCTGGTTAAAGATGTCGTTAATCAGCCCGCCGATGTCAGCTTCCTGATTGATACTTTACTGCAGCATAACTTTAACCCTGAACACGCCTTGGCCGACATGATCGACCCTGAACGCATTGGCCTGATGGGGCTTTCGCTGGGCGGCATGACCACCACGCTGGCCGCCTATCATCCGACCATGGCCGACAGCCGAGTCGATGCTGCATTATCCCTTGCCGGGCCGACCGATCAATTTACCGCAGCCTTTTTCCAACAACGGACACCGGCTTTTCTGATGCTGGCAGGTACTGCGGATGCGTTAGTTCCATACTCGAGCAATGCACTGCCCGTGCTGCAAAAGATTCCCAACGCCCAATTGCTAACGATTGCTGAAGGATCCCATATGGGCTTTTCTGGCAGCGCCAGCTTATTGCGCTGGATAAACCACCCGGACTCTATTGGTTGTTATGTGGTGATGAGCAATTTGGACGATGCCGACAGCGAAGCACCCTGGTTTGATTTATTGGGCACGCCTGAGCAGGGCATCAATTATCAATCCACCAATGAACTATGTCAGCAAAACCCACTGCCCAAGGCCATCAATCCCTTGCGACAACAACAGATTAGTCGCTTAGTGGTGAGCAGCTTTTTTGACAGCCAGTTTTCACCCAGCCCTGAAAATAAAACGGCTGCAGACACTTTTTTGCAGCAGACTCTGCCACAAGAGTTTGCTGAGCTAAGCTACTCACGGGCTAAAGCCATAATCCCTTGA